A window of Candidatus Sulfotelmatobacter sp. genomic DNA:
TCATCGAGCTGGCGCGCAAACACCTCTACGATCTGCCCGAGAACCTGGCGTGCCCGCCGGGCTGCGCCGAGTGCTGCAGCGGCTACGAGCCGTTCGTGAGCGGCTCCGACGTGCAGCGCATCGCCGATCACCTGGGGATGAGCTACGAGGACGCGATGCGCGAATACGTCGTGCCGCGCGAGTCGGCCGACGGCTCGTACGTCGGCTGGCTGCGCAAGGTGACCGAGACCGGCGAGATGTCGGAGGACGCGGTCGACAAGTGCGTCTTCTTGATGGGCTCGCGCTCGGGCCGCTACTACTGCGGCATCTACGAAGCGCGCCCGAGCGACTGCCGCGAGTTCACCCCGGTCGGCTGTGACGACGTCGACGCGACGCTGCCGCGGCACGGTACCTATCGCACCGGCAAGCCCTTCACGCCGCGGCGCCGGCCCCGGTGAGCTACGACGTCGCGATCGTCGGCGGCGGCCACAACGGGCTGACCGCCGCCGCGTACTGCGCGCGGGCCGGGCTGCGCACGGTGGTGCTGGAACGGCGCGACGTGCTCGGCGGCGCGACGCTGACCCAAGAGGTGTGGCCCGGCTATCGCGTCTCGGTCGCCTCGTACGTATGCAGTCTGCTCGACCCGGCCGTCGTCGCCGACCTCGCGCTGGGCGAGCACGGCTACGAAGCCTACCGCAAGGACCCCGCGTCGTTCACGCCCTTGCTCGACGGCCGCTCGCTGCTGCTGGGCCGCGACGACCAGGCGAACGCGCGCGAGATCGCGCGCTTCGATCCGCGCGACGTCGCCGGCTTCGCGGCGTTCGAGGAAGAAGCGACGCGTCTGGGACGGCTGCTGTTCGAGACCTTCGACGACCCCGAGCCCTCGTTCGAGCGCTTTCCCGACGACGTGCAGGCGACGCTGCGCGGCTCGGTCGCGGCGCTGGTGGAGCGCTACGTGCGCACGCCGGCGCTGGCCGCGACGCTCAGCACCGACGGGCTGATCGGCACCGACGCCGGGCCGCGCGATCCCGGTACCGCCTATGTGATGGCACACCACTACGCCGGTCGCGCGCTGGGCGCGCAAGGCGCCTGGGGCTTCGTGCGCGGCGGGATGGGCGCGGTCGCGCAGGCGATCGCGAGCGCCGCGCGCGCCGCCGGCGCCGAGCTGCGCACGGACGCCGCGGTCGAGCGGATCGTCGTGCGCGACGGCCGCGCGACGCGGCTGGAGCTGCGCAGCGGCGAAGTCGTCGACGTGAGCGCGATCCTGGTCAACGCCGATCCCAAGACGCTGTTCCTGCGGCTGCTGGCGCCGGGCGACGTCCCCGACGCGCTGCTGACGCGCGCGCGGGCGTGGCGCAGCAACGGCGTGGCGTTCAAGTTGAACCTGGCGCTCGGCGAGCTGCCCGACTTCACGGCGCGCCCGGGCCGCACGCCGCAGCCGCACCACCGCGCGACGATCCACGTCACGCCCTCGATCGACTATCTGCAACAGGCCCACGCCGACGCGCGGCGCGCGGGGACGTCGACGGCGCCGATGCTGGAGTGCTTCATGCAGTCGCCGACCGACCCGTCGATGGTCCCGGCAGGCAAGCACGTCCTCTCGGTCTTCGCGCAGTACTTTCCGTACGAACGTCCCGATCGGCCCTGGGAGCCGGCGGATCGCGAACAGATCGCGGACCGCATCGTGTCCACGCTGGCGCAGTACGCGCCGAACCTGCCGGGGGCGATCGAGGCGCGTCAAGCACTCGGCGCGCCCGACCTCGAAGCGACGTTCGGCTTGAGCGGCGGGCAGATCTTCCACGGCGAGCTGGTGCCGGAGCAAATCTACGAACGCCGCTTCCCCGTTCGCTCGGGTATCGACGGCCTCTACGTGTGCGGATCGGGAACGCATCCCGGCGGCTGTGTGAGCGGTTTTCCGGGACGTCGCGCGGCGCAGGCGGTGCTCGCCGACGCGCGAAAGGGCGCACCGGCAATTCATTAGGAGGGTGTTCATGCAACGTACGATCGCCACCGCCGCACTCGGTGCGGCACTCGTGCTGGCGGCCAGCGCGCAAGCGCCGTCGCCGTCCGCGCCGCTGATCGTCCCGCTCCTGGAACAGAACAACTCGGGCGAGTCGGGCCAGGCCTCGCTCAGCGACACCGCCGCGGGATTGGTCGTCGTGGTCACCGTGCACGGCGGCAACGCCGCCGGCCCGCAGCCGAATCACATCCACTTCGGGACGTGCGCGAATCTCGGCAAAGTCGCGTATCCGTTCGGACCGATCGTCAACGGCACGTCGACCACCACGATCAAAGGCGTGACGATCGCCGACCTGCAGAAGGACCAGTACGCGATCAACGTCCACCTCTCGCCGACGCAAGCCAGCACCTATGTCGCCTGCGGGAACATCCCGAGCAAATAGTCATCCGGCCTTCAACGAAGGCGCCGCGCACAACGCGGCGCCTTCGCGCTTCGGCGTGCCGGAGCTGGCCGAGATGCCCGACGACATCCGCGCGATCTGCGAGGAGACGCGCGCCAAGATCGGTTTCGTTCCCAACGTCTTTCTCGCGTACGCGCGGCGTCCCGAGCACTTCCGCGCGTTCATGCACTATCACGACCTGTTGATGAAGGGCCCCGGCGGCCTCTCGCGCGCGGAGCGCGAGGCGATCGTGGTCGCGGTGTCGGCCGAGAACGACTGCCTGTACTGCGTGACCGCGCACGGCGCCGCGCTGCGCATCCTGGGCAAAGACCCGATCCTCGCCGATCAGATCGCGACCAACTGGCGCACCGCCGACTTGAGTCCGCGGCTGCGCACGATCCTGCACTTCGCCGCGCGCGTCAACGAGCCGGGCTTCGTCGCCGGCGACCGCGACCTGGCCGAGCTCAAAACGATCGGCCTGAGCGACGAGGACGCCTGGGACATCGCCGCGATCGCCGCCTTCTTCGGCTTCTCGAACCGCATGGCCGGCCTGATGGACATGCGCCCCAACCCGCAATTCTACGAGATGGGCCGCCCTACGGCGCGCTGACCGCCGTGATCGAGGCGGCGAACGTCGCGGGGTCGACGTTGCCGCCGCTGAGCACGATGCCGACGCGGGCGTCGGTGACGTCGACCTTGGCGAACAGGAGCGCGGCCATCGCGGTCGCGCCGCTGGGTTCGAGGACGAGCTTGAGCCGTTCGAACGCGTAGCGCATCGCGGCGCGGATCTCGTCGTCGGTGACGGTGACGACGCCGGCGCCCAGCTCGCGCACGATCGGCCACGTCAGCGAGCCCGGCGCTTGGGTCTGTTGGCCGTCGGCGATCGTGACCGGGACCGGGATCGAGACGATCTCACCGGCTTCCCACGAGCGCGCCCAGTCGTCGCCGGCGGCCGGCTCGACGCCGTACACGCGCACGCCGGGGCTGAGCACCGCCGAGGCGAGACAACAGCCCGAGAGCAAACCGCCGCCGCCCAGCGGGACGAGCAGCACGTCGAGCGGACCGGTCTCCTCGATCAGCTCGAGCGCGACGGTGCCTTGACCCGCGATGACGTGCGGATGGTCGTACGGCGGCACCACCGTTCCGCCGCGCTCGGCGGCGACCGAGCCGGCCACCTCGGCGCGGTTGACGCGCATGCGGTCGTAGGTGACGATCTCCGCCCCGTACCCGCGGGTCGCGGCGAGCTTCGCGGCGGGCGCGTCCTCCGGCATCACGATCGTCGCCGGCACGCCGAGCAGCTTGGCCGCCAGCGCGATCCCCTGCGCGTGGTTGCCGCTCGAGAACGCGACCACGCCGCCGGCCCGCTGCGCCTCGTCGAACTGCGCGATCGTGTTGTAGGCACCGCGGAACTTGAACGCGCCGACCCGCTGCAGCGACTCGGCCTTGAGGAAGACGCGCGCCCCGATTCGCTCGTCGAGCGAGCGCGCGGTGACGACCGGGGTGCGCAGCGCGACCCCACGCAGCCGTTGAGCCGCGCCGCGGACGTCCTCGAACGTGACCGCGAGCGCCGGCTCCACGCTCATGAGCCCGTTTGCGGCTGGTCGTAGTGGAAGTGGAAGATCTTGCCGTTCGGGTCGAGCTCGACTTTCTCGTGCACGCTGCCCTTGGCGAACGTCACGTCGAACTCGTGGATACGCGGCGGATCGTCTTTCGGCGTCACTTCCTTGACCCGCTTGATCGCGCCGAGCGGCCCCAGCGCGTCGGCGGCTTTGCCCAACGAGAGGCGCGACATGTCGGCGGCCGTACCGCTGTTCTCGAGCTTCTGCACCTCGGCGAGATCGTCGTTCTGGACCGCCGCGGTGAAGGCGCGGACCATCTTCTCGTTGCGCGTTTCCGCCGTCGAGCACGCGCGCGCGACCAGCAGCACGATCACCAGCAGCACGACCGGGATCAGCCACGAGCGGCGCGTCGGCGTCGGCCGCAGGCTCATGCCGCGCGGCTGTGCCGGCGGCGGCGGCAGCGACCCGGTGCTCACGCCGTCACCTCGGACGCCGGCTCTTTCGCGCCGAACGGCGCGAAGCGCAAACCGGGATTCCACTGCTCGACCAAGTTGACGCTCCACGCGCTCTCGAACAGCGCGACCGGATCGCCATCCCAATCCTCGACCAGGCGTGCGCTGCTGCCGACCGTCGCGGCGCCGGGGTCACCGCCGCGCACACGCCGCGCGGTCGTGTACGGTAACGACTGGAACACGGTCTTCACGTTGTACTCCGACTCCAAGCGGTACTTGACGACTTCGAACTGCAGCGCACCGACGGCCGCCAGGATCGGCTCGCTGCGCGTCTGCCCATAGGGGTAGAAAACCTGGATCGCTCCCTCCTCGCGGAGCTGTGCGATCCCTTTCTGGAACGACTTGTAGCTCGCCGTGTCGATACTCCGCACCAGCGAGAAATGTTCCGGCTCGAAAGCGGGGATCGGCTCGAAGCGCACGCCGTCGCCTTCGGCGAGCGTGTCGCCGATCGCGAACACGCCCGG
This region includes:
- a CDS encoding peroxidase-related enzyme (This protein belongs to a clade of uncharacterized proteins related to peroxidases such as the alkylhydroperoxidase AhpD.), with the protein product MSPAGTSRANSHPAFNEGAAHNAAPSRFGVPELAEMPDDIRAICEETRAKIGFVPNVFLAYARRPEHFRAFMHYHDLLMKGPGGLSRAEREAIVVAVSAENDCLYCVTAHGAALRILGKDPILADQIATNWRTADLSPRLRTILHFAARVNEPGFVAGDRDLAELKTIGLSDEDAWDIAAIAAFFGFSNRMAGLMDMRPNPQFYEMGRPTAR
- a CDS encoding NAD(P)/FAD-dependent oxidoreductase encodes the protein MSYDVAIVGGGHNGLTAAAYCARAGLRTVVLERRDVLGGATLTQEVWPGYRVSVASYVCSLLDPAVVADLALGEHGYEAYRKDPASFTPLLDGRSLLLGRDDQANAREIARFDPRDVAGFAAFEEEATRLGRLLFETFDDPEPSFERFPDDVQATLRGSVAALVERYVRTPALAATLSTDGLIGTDAGPRDPGTAYVMAHHYAGRALGAQGAWGFVRGGMGAVAQAIASAARAAGAELRTDAAVERIVVRDGRATRLELRSGEVVDVSAILVNADPKTLFLRLLAPGDVPDALLTRARAWRSNGVAFKLNLALGELPDFTARPGRTPQPHHRATIHVTPSIDYLQQAHADARRAGTSTAPMLECFMQSPTDPSMVPAGKHVLSVFAQYFPYERPDRPWEPADREQIADRIVSTLAQYAPNLPGAIEARQALGAPDLEATFGLSGGQIFHGELVPEQIYERRFPVRSGIDGLYVCGSGTHPGGCVSGFPGRRAAQAVLADARKGAPAIH
- a CDS encoding threo-3-hydroxy-L-aspartate ammonia-lyase is translated as MEPALAVTFEDVRGAAQRLRGVALRTPVVTARSLDERIGARVFLKAESLQRVGAFKFRGAYNTIAQFDEAQRAGGVVAFSSGNHAQGIALAAKLLGVPATIVMPEDAPAAKLAATRGYGAEIVTYDRMRVNRAEVAGSVAAERGGTVVPPYDHPHVIAGQGTVALELIEETGPLDVLLVPLGGGGLLSGCCLASAVLSPGVRVYGVEPAAGDDWARSWEAGEIVSIPVPVTIADGQQTQAPGSLTWPIVRELGAGVVTVTDDEIRAAMRYAFERLKLVLEPSGATAMAALLFAKVDVTDARVGIVLSGGNVDPATFAASITAVSAP
- a CDS encoding YkgJ family cysteine cluster protein, which encodes MQETIDLIAHRELRNLRRYTRETGQPTTLAQLDLEPMTSVQNIEIDEEHITIQYNKKTVRNYNANSITQKEWCYKYNDDAEFVAAVRNVIELARKHLYDLPENLACPPGCAECCSGYEPFVSGSDVQRIADHLGMSYEDAMREYVVPRESADGSYVGWLRKVTETGEMSEDAVDKCVFLMGSRSGRYYCGIYEARPSDCREFTPVGCDDVDATLPRHGTYRTGKPFTPRRRPR